A part of Diprion similis isolate iyDipSimi1 chromosome 12, iyDipSimi1.1, whole genome shotgun sequence genomic DNA contains:
- the LOC124413624 gene encoding uncharacterized protein LOC124413624 — protein MAAAQAKISGPEDVYVKKGSTISLTCTVNVHSTPPSSVSWHHGVAIVDFDSPRLNFWVGAIREKSIPGTWRDKKENEGKSLRAGCEGRGVKSGKREVEGAAEGRNARACVHHRGGVSLETEKTESGTTSKLLVTQARLSDSGNYTCIPSNANPASVMVHVLNGECYTYV, from the exons ATGGCTG CTGCTcaggcgaaaatttctggaccaGAAGACGTATACGTGAAAAAGGGCAGCACCATCAGCCTCACGTGCACCGTTAACGTTCACAGCACACCACCAAGCAGCGTTTCATGGCACCACGGCGTTGCAATTGTTGACTTTGACAGTCCGAG ATTGAATT TCTGGGTTGGGGCGATTAGAGAGAAGAGCATTCCTGGTACGTGGAGGGATAAGAAGGAAAATGAGGGAAAGAGCTTGAGGGCCGGATGCGAGGGGCGTGGGGTGAAAAGTGGAAAGCGGGAAGTGGAAGGGGCGGCAGAAGGGCGAAATGCCCGCGCATG CGTTCATCACAGGGGCGGCGTGTCACTGGAGACTGAGAAGACGGAAAGCGGCACGACCAGCAAGCTCCTGGTGACCCAGGCGAGGCTGAGTGACAGCGGAAATTATACTTGCATTCCAAGCAACGCGAATCCAGCAAGCGTCATGGTTCACGTGCTGAATGGTGAGTGTTACACGTATGTCTAG